From a region of the Bacteroidales bacterium genome:
- a CDS encoding response regulator transcription factor, which translates to MEGKYKLLLADDHEVMLNGLTAIINAEDNLRVIDTARNGSELIAKVNKLNPDLCIVDLDMPVMNGLQASETLLKQDEDIKIIMLTMHKEGSLVRKFREIGVKGYLLKTCDSDELIFAINKVLKGQAYFSDQLFYEPASAAQSESADITRITQLTKRELEITKLLCQGHSNNKIATALFISPSTVDNHRTNIMRKLEVHNIAGLIRFCIANKLG; encoded by the coding sequence ATGGAAGGCAAATATAAACTACTGCTTGCCGATGATCATGAAGTGATGCTTAACGGTCTTACTGCTATCATTAATGCTGAAGATAATCTCAGAGTTATTGATACCGCGCGAAATGGCAGCGAATTGATTGCTAAAGTAAATAAACTCAATCCTGATTTATGCATTGTTGATCTTGACATGCCTGTGATGAATGGATTGCAGGCTTCTGAAACACTATTAAAGCAGGATGAAGACATTAAAATAATTATGCTGACCATGCATAAAGAAGGCAGCCTGGTTCGTAAATTCAGGGAAATAGGGGTCAAGGGTTATTTATTGAAAACATGCGATAGCGACGAACTCATTTTCGCAATAAATAAGGTATTAAAGGGCCAGGCTTATTTCTCCGACCAATTGTTTTATGAACCTGCATCCGCTGCACAAAGCGAAAGCGCTGACATTACAAGGATTACACAACTCACAAAGCGGGAACTTGAAATAACCAAGTTGCTCTGCCAGGGCCATTCGAACAACAAAATAGCAACCGCCCTTTTCATTAGCCCCAGCACCGTTGATAACCACCGTACCAATATCATGCGGAAGCTCGAAGTGCACAACATTGCCGGGCTGATACGATTCTGTATCGCCAATAAACTTGGTTAG
- a CDS encoding response regulator transcription factor: protein MQGTHSIFIADHNAALLDGLANIISQEPAFKVIGTARSVKELMDKAACSAPEIFLVDSDLPQLNGDQISPYFLRRKKPVKIIMLTDHWEKSLIKRIIALGVMGCLLKTCDADELIFAIHQVLAGKTYYPGFTEDQLNIFQKSDDINKQNNLLT from the coding sequence GTGCAAGGTACCCACTCGATATTTATAGCCGACCATAACGCCGCCCTGCTTGATGGTTTGGCCAACATCATCAGCCAGGAGCCTGCGTTTAAGGTCATAGGTACAGCGCGAAGCGTAAAGGAATTGATGGACAAAGCAGCCTGCAGTGCTCCTGAAATATTTCTAGTAGATTCTGATTTGCCCCAACTAAATGGAGATCAAATTTCGCCATACTTTCTGAGACGCAAAAAACCAGTAAAGATAATCATGCTCACCGACCATTGGGAGAAGAGCCTGATAAAAAGGATCATCGCGTTGGGCGTTATGGGATGTTTGCTGAAAACCTGCGATGCTGACGAACTCATATTTGCGATCCATCAGGTGTTGGCCGGCAAAACATATTACCCTGGTTTTACTGAAGATCAGTTAAATATTTTTCAGAAAAGCGATGATATCAACAAACAAAATAACTTACTGACATGA